Part of the Leptolyngbya sp. BL0902 genome, AAGGCGGGTTTCCTGTCCCGCTGCATCAAACAAACACAGGTCAACGGCGGTGGCATTCTCGGAGAACAGGGCAAAGTTGGTGCCTTGCCCGTCCCAGGTTGCGCCGAGGGGATGGGGACGCCCCGGCCAGACTGTCATGGTCATGGTGCCACAGCAGGATAAACGGCTACGTTCAGCTTAACAGGCTTCCCCTATCGGGCTATGGGGGCTGGCGGAGAGGTGCGAGCCGCTCTTAGGGCAGGAGTAGGGCGCGGGCGGCGGGGTAATACTGCACCCAAGACAGCACATCGGGTTGGCGCTGCCAATCGCGGCGGCTAACGGCCACAGCAAGCACGGGCATGGAGAGCCCCTGGCTTTCGCCGATGATAGTGACAACCACATCGGTCATCAGCACGTCGCTGTCAAAGCTGCGCTGCACTCCGGCGCGGGCGATGATTTCTGATCGACGCAGGAAGGTTTCAAAGCTTTCGTTTTCTTCCCGCACTAGGAACAGGTTGAGCCGGGAGGTGTAGGCTTCGGCAACGGGGGGAGCCACCGCCAACGGCACACCCGCCAGCCCCATACTCAAGGTCAGGGCTAGGGCTAGCTGTAGGAATCCTCGCCGCCACGGCCCCGTGGATGTAGCGCGCCGACGTGGAATACGATAGCGAGCCATGACACCTTCCTCCGAAACAGTTGTGGGATTCCCTGGCAGGACAAGCAGGATAAAGCAACCCCAAGGGGATGCTCTGCCCCAAGACGCGCTGGCCTGGGCTAAGTTCCATTGTATCGAGCCGAGCGGGAAACGCTTCAGCCAACTGCGCCCAGGTCAGACGAAAAAATCCAGACCATAAAATAACGTGGGGTTTCCTGCTCCTCTCTCGGAGGTAGGCGCTACTATGGCAGGTAAATTTCACGGAGACTCCCCCCAGGCATGGCTAGCCACTGGCCGATAGTTGTCGGCATCAACCAATACCAACAGCTTCAGCCGCTGATGTACGCGCAGTTTGACGCCATTGAGCTGAAGGATTTCCTGGTGCAGGAGGCGGGGCTGGCTCCCGATGCCTGTGCCCTGCTCACGGATGTCTCGCCCATGGTGTATCAGGGGGCGGCGTTTCCCAGCCGCGATGTGCTGCTGCAACGGCTGAGCCAGACGGTGGCCAAGGCCGGGGCCAACGATACCCTTTTGTTTTTCTTCAGCGGCTATGGGGTGAGTTGGGAAGGGCAAGATTATCTGCTGCCCATTGATGCCGACCCCAGCCGCATTGTGCAGACCGGGATTTTGATCGCGGATGTATTCAAAACCCTGACGGAGGGAGCCGCCTCTCAGGTGTTGGTGATGTTGGATATGAACCGTCCCCAGTCGGCCATTGCCCCCTCGCGTTTGGGGCAGCAAACCCTAGAACTGGCTCAGGACTTGGAAATTCCGCTGCTGCTGTCCTGCCAGCCCCAAGAATTTTCCCAAGAAACCCTGGCTGTTCGTCACGGGCTATTTACCGAAGCCATGCTCGAAGGGCTGCGGTTCCACGGGTGCCTCACCCTCACCCAACTGGCCGACTATTTGGCTACCCGCGTGCCCGAACTCTGCCGCCACCACTGGCGACCGGAGCAGCACCCTGTAGCGGTGATTCCAGCCGCCCAGCGGTTTTTGATGCTGGTGCCTCCAGCGGCGGCGGGCACCATTGCCGGAGGCCCCAGCCTTGCGCCCCCCATCCTCGGCGATGGCGTCCCCCTGGTGGATGGCCCTTCTGTGCCGCCCTCGGCCCTGGTGCCGCCCTCACTACCCGCGAGCTTAGCTGCTGCCGAGGAGCCTCTGGTAACAGCGGCGGACGGTGGCGCACCTACGGCAACCCCAGCAACCCAGACTGAGGAAACGGCCCCCCCACCCAAGACCCAAGCTCCGGGCTGGCCACAGTGGGCCATCCTGGGGGCAGGGGTGCTGCTGTTGGGGGTATTACTGCGGAATCAGGCGGTCTTTTGGGGCAACCGTACCCCTACGCCAGATCTACCAGGAACCGAAGCGCCTTTAACACCGCTGCCCGACGGGGGTGAGACCACCGACGTTTCCCCTGGGGAAGCCCCCGCCGAAGAAACGGCCCCGCCAACGCCTAACCCCCTCTTTCCGGGCACCACCATCGACGGGCCAACGGCGCTGGGGCTGGCCCGCCAAGCTCTAGCAGGTCGCCAGTTTGGGGAAGCGCTCACCTGGCTCAATCAAATTCCTGAAGGGGAGCGACCGGAGGACTTTGATGCCCTAGTAGCCCAGGCCGAAGCTGGCCAAGCCAGCGCTGTGGTAACGGGGGAGGTGATCCTCAACGATGCCCGCCGTTTGGTGGAGCCCGTGCCCGCCTCGCTGTTTAACGACGCCATTGAACGCGCCCGTCAAGTGCCTGTGGGCGATCCTCAATACGACCGTGCCCAGGCCGACATCGCCCGCTGGAGCCAGGTGATCCTAGACCTAGCCGAGGGCCGCGTTGCCGCTGGAAATTTTGATGGAGCCATCGCCGCCGCCAGCCTAGTCCCCGCTGACCAAGCCGAGACCTACGCCCAGGCCCAGGCGTCCATCCAACGCTGGCAGCAGCGCCAAACCAACCGCCAACTGCTGCAACAGGCCCAGGGGATGCTCCAGCCGGATCAGGCGACATCCTTTAGGGATGCCATTGTTTTGGTGCAGCAAATCCCGGCAGACTACCCAGAATACCCCGTGGCCCAGGAGCGCATTAGCCAGTGGAGCCAGGATATTCTAGTGATTGCCCGCGCCCGCGCCGCCGCTGGAGACGTGGCCGGAGCCATTGCCGCCGCCGAGCGAGTGCCCCCCAACACCAGCGCCTACGACCAAGCCCAGCAGGAAATTCAGACCTGGCAGGGGCAGTAGGGCTTCCCCATACTCCTTATCTTCCTGATCCTAGGACACCATGCCCACCCCCATCCCCCCTGGCCCCGGTCAAGAATCTGTTTGGGACTACCCCCGTCCGCCCCGCCTAGAAGCCTCCCCCCGTCGTATTCGGGTCGTGTTTAACGGCGAGGTCATCGCCGACTCTTGCCGCCCCCAGCGCGTGCTAGAAACCAGCCATCCCCCGGTGTACTACCTCCCGCCGGAGGATGTGCAGATGGCCTACTTTCAGCCCACCACCAAGGCCAGCTTTTGCGAGTGGAAGGGAATGGCGGCCTACTACACCATCACCGTGGGCAATCGTCAGGTGGAAAACGGCGCTTGGTACTACCCAGAGCCCACCGGGCCTTTCCGGGACATTGCCCACTACATCGCGGTGTATCCCGGCAAAATGGACGCCTGCTATGTAGACGACGAGCAGGTGCAGGCCCAGCCCGGAGACTTCTATGGCGGCTGGATCACATCAGATATTGTGGGGCCGTTTAAGGGCGGTATGGGCACCTGGGGCTGGTAGTCGGGTTCCCAACTGGGGTACCTTGGAGGCACACCTCCACCGATTTCTAGGCAACCCGTTATGCGAATTTTAGTCACTGGAGGGGCCGGGTTTATCGGTTCCCACCTGATTGATCGGCTGATGACCGCAGGCCATGAGGTCATTTGCCTCGATAACTTCTATACGGGCCGCAAACAAAACGTCCTGAAATGGATGGATCATCCCTATTTTGACTGCATTCGCCACGATGTGACGGAGCCGATTCGCCTGGAGGTTGACCAGATTTATCACCTCGCCTGTCCGGCTTCCCCGGTGCACTACCAGTACAACCCGGTGAAGACCATCAAAACCAACGTGATTGGCACTTTGAATATGCTG contains:
- a CDS encoding caspase family protein gives rise to the protein MASHWPIVVGINQYQQLQPLMYAQFDAIELKDFLVQEAGLAPDACALLTDVSPMVYQGAAFPSRDVLLQRLSQTVAKAGANDTLLFFFSGYGVSWEGQDYLLPIDADPSRIVQTGILIADVFKTLTEGAASQVLVMLDMNRPQSAIAPSRLGQQTLELAQDLEIPLLLSCQPQEFSQETLAVRHGLFTEAMLEGLRFHGCLTLTQLADYLATRVPELCRHHWRPEQHPVAVIPAAQRFLMLVPPAAAGTIAGGPSLAPPILGDGVPLVDGPSVPPSALVPPSLPASLAAAEEPLVTAADGGAPTATPATQTEETAPPPKTQAPGWPQWAILGAGVLLLGVLLRNQAVFWGNRTPTPDLPGTEAPLTPLPDGGETTDVSPGEAPAEETAPPTPNPLFPGTTIDGPTALGLARQALAGRQFGEALTWLNQIPEGERPEDFDALVAQAEAGQASAVVTGEVILNDARRLVEPVPASLFNDAIERARQVPVGDPQYDRAQADIARWSQVILDLAEGRVAAGNFDGAIAAASLVPADQAETYAQAQASIQRWQQRQTNRQLLQQAQGMLQPDQATSFRDAIVLVQQIPADYPEYPVAQERISQWSQDILVIARARAAAGDVAGAIAAAERVPPNTSAYDQAQQEIQTWQGQ
- a CDS encoding DUF427 domain-containing protein, yielding MPTPIPPGPGQESVWDYPRPPRLEASPRRIRVVFNGEVIADSCRPQRVLETSHPPVYYLPPEDVQMAYFQPTTKASFCEWKGMAAYYTITVGNRQVENGAWYYPEPTGPFRDIAHYIAVYPGKMDACYVDDEQVQAQPGDFYGGWITSDIVGPFKGGMGTWGW